The DNA window CCGCGCGCTTCAACCTGGCGACGGGGACGCCATACACGCGAATCCTCGGTGAGTTCGATCGCATCGTATACGACCCGCTCGGCGGTTCGTACGGAACGCGCACCGATCTGGATCTGCTATTTCTCACCGGTCCACGGAATGGCGAGAGACTACCACTTACTCAGCGGTTGGACGTGAGCATCACGCGCACTTTTGTGCCGGGACGCATTGCCGTTACTCCCTATCTCAGCGTCATGAACGCGTACGACGCGCACAACGTCTTCGGGTACGTGTTCGATTACTCGCAGGCACCGCCGACGCGAATCTCCCTGCCGCAACTGCCGATCTTTCCGACGTTCGGGCTTTCCGTGAGTTGGTGAGTGAATGCTTACGCATGGCAGAGAATTCGCTGTTCGCTTGGTCGGTGCTGCTGGTCTCGCGGGATCGATCGCCTGTCAGAGTCTCGAGGATCCGGCGCCGGCTACGATGCCGCAGCTCGTCGTCCAGTCCGTCATGAACACGCAAACCCTCAGGGAGATCGTCATTGTGACTCGGGCGCGGACCGGAGTCATCGCGACGGTGAGCGGCGGCATCGGCGACGACGAGCCAGTACTGGGCGCGAATGTCATGGTGATGGCGCCTAACGGGCGAACGATGATCGCGGCGAAGCACGATCCCGACTGCGACTGTGCGCCAGGCATGTATACTTTCTATCCGTCGCGCAACGGCGTCGACCTGAGCCAAGGTGGCACGTACACTTTGCACGTGCGCACTGCGTCGGGCGAGGAGGTTTCGGGAAGCACGACCATTCCGACAAATACGTCGCCGCTCCTCGCGGCCACACGACGCGTCTTCTTCCGTTCGCGAGACACCCTTCGCCTCAGCTGGCCGCGCATTCCGGGCGCGCGCAGCTACCAGGTGACGATCGGAGCCGCGACAAATACGTATCAAGTCTTTACCGATACCTCGATCACGATGGCTGGAACCGCATTGACTGTAGGAGGCGAAGACATCTTCCCGGTTGGGCCAGTCGACGCGCTCGTGAATGCGGTCGATGTAAACTACTACGAGTACTATCGAGCGCAGAGCGACCCTTTTGCGGGCGCCCCGCCCACGAATCTCGTCGGGGCGGTCGGCGTTTTCGGCTCGGTCGTGCCGATGCTTATCGCCGACCTGCTGGTGCGTTAGGCGTCACGTCCGCATGCTGCGTCGACAGGCGCTCGGGGCTATTTCGTCCAGATCACTATCGCGCCGCACAGCGGATCACCCTCGAACCGAAGAGGCCTCGGCTGCTCGGTCGAATAGACCTCGATGCCCTTGACGTTCGTCGGCGTGAACGGCGCTTCCGCCGGCGTGTTGGGAGTGAGATCGACCGCGGACCCCGTGTGCGGATTCCACAAGAATCCGTCGACGAAAATCGAGGGCTCGCAGTACGCTGGTGGAATCACCGCCGAGCGCATCGAGGCCTTGCCGCACTGCGAGTTGCGAGATCGCTCGGGGCCGCAGGCACCGATCGTCACGCCGCGTGCCTTCACGAGAAGATCAGCGATGTTCTCGCTCTGGTGAACTGCGAGCACCGAATCACCGAAGCAAGTCGCTGACTTTGTCTGACAGCGCTGCGCGAAGCCTGCCCATCGTCCCGCGTCGCGGTCGATGCGGTAGCGCTCCGTCGTGATGACCGGGGCGAGCGTCGCTACATGGTCCAGCAGTTCGGTGAGTGACACCGTGTCGTCCTGCGCTACGAGGATCGTTTTCGCTTCGTACCCGAGCTTCATGAGTTGAACGACTGCCGCGGTACCGCGATAAGAGAGAAAGCTGAGACGAACGGTTCCCGTTGCCGTCGTCAGCGCATACGTCCCGGTAAGTGCGTCCCGCACCTGCACGCCGGCGAGCGGTTCACCGCTCTGCGCGTCGAACACGCCGAGAATCGGTCCACTGACTGGGCGGCTCGTCGAGTCGCGGCCCTGAGCCAACGCCCCACGCGCGAGACTGATGGTGAGGATGATCACCGTTAGGGTGGCATGTCGCATGCGACTACGAGGTGGCGGCTTCGACATTACTCGGTCAGGCTGGATCACTCGTAAGGCATCTCGATGGTGATACCCGCGTCCCGCAAACATATGCCCAGCAACGCCATTACCGGAGCACACATGAATTATCTCATTCGTCAAGCTGGTGTCGCCACCATGGCCGCGATTCTGCTCGCGTCGGCCGCATGCCAATCGTTAAACAAGGAGGCGCAGGGCGGCGTGATCGGCGCC is part of the Gemmatimonadaceae bacterium genome and encodes:
- a CDS encoding DUF4249 family protein encodes the protein MLTHGREFAVRLVGAAGLAGSIACQSLEDPAPATMPQLVVQSVMNTQTLREIVIVTRARTGVIATVSGGIGDDEPVLGANVMVMAPNGRTMIAAKHDPDCDCAPGMYTFYPSRNGVDLSQGGTYTLHVRTASGEEVSGSTTIPTNTSPLLAATRRVFFRSRDTLRLSWPRIPGARSYQVTIGAATNTYQVFTDTSITMAGTALTVGGEDIFPVGPVDALVNAVDVNYYEYYRAQSDPFAGAPPTNLVGAVGVFGSVVPMLIADLLVR